The Primulina eburnea isolate SZY01 chromosome 13, ASM2296580v1, whole genome shotgun sequence genome includes a region encoding these proteins:
- the LOC140809274 gene encoding transcription factor HHO6-like: MGVGSRICPELGLDCPSSSKYFIQKPIGKFLEEVSRICSVSEKISKLDEYVSRLEDEMKKIYGFKRELPLCMLLLNDAIVMMKDELMNCRRSSTQPLITKEFIPLNKDEIESIKENALTNINDESSWKNSLQLGNLNNDHHFRYSGFHNIKQMLQPDESRKRAKEEMNNSLEIMVKEEDDELSLASNLKAEEKQTTKKQRRSWSPELHHRFVEALLKLGGARAATPRLIRENMAVEDLTLDQVKSHLQKYRIHTRKSTPSTNTLPVGLGGLRIPKEPLGESLKPSSSVSGSPHGPSALTGSSHGTSTTTGGGNIVEEEDDERSEIHSWSSQLQRYVV, encoded by the exons ATGGGTGTGGGATCCAGAATCTGCCCGGAACTCGGCTTGGATTGCCCATCTTCATCGaaatatttcattcaaaaaCCAATCGGGAAGTTTCTTGAAGAAGTTTCGAGGATTTGTAGCGTGTCTGAGAAGATTTCGAAGCTGGATGAATATGTCAGCAGGCTGGAAGATGAGATGAAGAAGATCTATGGGTTTAAAAGAGAACTCCCTTTGTGCATGCTCCTTTTGAACGATG CAATTGTGATGATGAAAGATGAACTAATGAATTGCAGAAGATCGAGTACACAGCCATTAATCACGAAAGAATTCATACCATTGAACAAAGATGAAATTGAAAGCATTAAAGAGAATGCTCTTACAAATATCAATGATGAAAGTAGTTGGAAGAATTCTCTGCAGTTGGGAAACTTAAACAACGATCACCATTTTCGATATTCGGGTTTCCATAACATCAAACAAATGTTACAACCAGATGAAAGTAGAAAG AGAGCTAAAGAAGAAATGAATaattcattagagatcatggtGAAAGAAGAGGATGATGAATTATCTCTAGCATCAAATTTAAAGGCTGAGGAGAAACAGACTACTAAGAAGCAGAGGAGAAGTTGGTCGCCTGAATTGCATCACCGATTTGTGGAAGCCTTGCTCAAGCTCGGAGGTGCTCGAG cTGCTACGCCTAGGCTGATCAGAGAAAACATGGCTGTCGAAGATCTCACTCTCGATCAAGTAAAGAGCCATCTGCAA AAATACCGCATTCACACCAGAAAATCTACTCCTTCAACCAATACCCTGCCTGTTGGGCTAGGAGGTTTAAGGATCCCCAAAGAACCGCTTGGTGAATCCTTGAAACCGAGCAGTTCTGTATCCGGATCACCTCACGGCCCTTCGGCGCTGACTGGTTCCTCTCATGGCACATCCACAACGACCGGTGGGGGAAACATTGTggaagaagaagatgatgaaAGATCAGAGATCCACAGCTGGAGTAGCCAACTTCAGAGATATGTTGTGTAA
- the LOC140809410 gene encoding LOW QUALITY PROTEIN: serine/threonine-protein kinase SRK2E-like (The sequence of the model RefSeq protein was modified relative to this genomic sequence to represent the inferred CDS: inserted 1 base in 1 codon), with product MDRPTAGMGPGLDIPIMHDSDRYELVKDIGSGNFGVARLMRDRQTNELAAVKYIERGEKIDDNVQREIINHRSLRHPNIVRFKEVILTPTHLAIVMEYASGGELFERICNAGRFGEDEARFFFQQLVSGVSYCHAMQICHRDLKLENTLLDGSPVPRLKICDFGYSKSSVLHSQPKSTVGTPAYIAPEVLLKKEYDGKIADVWSCGVTLYVMLVGAYPFEDPDEPKNFRKTIQRILNVQYSIPDYVHISXECHHLISRIFVADPAKRITMLEIRTHEWFLKNLPSDLMDDNMNNRQFEEPDQPMQNDDEIMQIITEATIPAAGTNSLNHYLTGSLDIDDDMDEDLESDPDLDIDSSGEIIYAL from the exons ATGGATCGGCCGACGGCGGGGATGGGCCCTGGTTTGGACATACCGATAATGCATGACAGTGATCGCTATGAGCTGGTTAAGGATATCGGGTCGGGTAATTTTGGGGTGGCTCGGCTTATGAGGGATCGGCAAACCAACGAGCTTGCTGCTGTCAAGTACATCGAGAGGGGTGAGAAG ATTGATGATAATGTGCAGCGGGAAATCATTAATCACAGGTCTCTAAGGCATCCCAATATCGTTAGATTTAAGGag GTCATATTGACGCCGACCCATTTGGCTATTGTGATGGAATATGCTTCCGGAGGAGAGCTATTCGAGCGTATATGCAATGCGGGTCGATTCGGTGAGGATGAG GCAAGGTTTTTCTTCCAGCAACTTGTATCAGGAGTCAGCTATTGTCATGCTATG CAAATCTGCCATCGTGATTTGAAATTAGAGAATACATTACTGGATGGTAGTCCTGTTCCACGGTTGAAAATCTGTGATTTTGGGTATTCCAAG TCCTCAGTGCTGCATTCTCAACCGAAATCAACAGTCGGTACCCCTGCTTATATTGCTCCTGAAGTGTTGCTCAAAAAAGAATATGATGGAAAG ATTGCAGATGTTTGGTCTTGTGGAGTGACTTTATATGTCATGTTGGTTGGTGCATACCCGTTCGAGGATCCCGATGAACCCAAAAACTTCAGAAAAACCATACAG CGAATTTTGAATGTCCAGTATTCAATTCCTGATTATGTTCATATAT CAGAATGCCATCATTTGATCTCAAGGATATTTGTGGCAGACCCTGCCAAG AGAATTACGATGCTCGAGATAAGAACTCATGAATGGTTTCTCAAGAACCTTCCTTCTGATCTCATGGACGACAACATGAACAACCGTCAATTCGAGGAACCAGACCAGCCTATGCAAAACGACGATGAAATAATGCAAATAATAACTGAGGCGACCATTCCAGCCGCTGGAACTAACAGCCTGAATCACTATCTTACAGGAAGCCTAGACATCGATGATGACATGGATGAAGATCTGGAGAGTGACCCAGATCTCGACATCGATAGCAGTGGAGAGATCATCTATGCACTGTGA